From the Daucus carota subsp. sativus chromosome 8, DH1 v3.0, whole genome shotgun sequence genome, one window contains:
- the LOC108197569 gene encoding uncharacterized protein LOC108197569 has product MLRTEPSFCIYNSEDGIGDDKDGESRVRNDGLERCVTIGDKIGSGDFSFGKNGMGLIEEDDDDKEQDEENEGLFYGLEKMKIEEIERPVSPPMYLATGFGMDGNGVGGGGGFGVDFNTSCFDQVEDVEEFYKSLVSEDPSNPLFLRNYAQLLQSKGDLVGAEDLYFQATLADPNDSEIMLLYAKLVWELHHDKDRALSYFERAACAAPEDSHVLAAYASFLWEVDDHKDFASTNVIQLEDNIPADIPKSVNQEKPVSTDHIDIPTDEGADIEDYYKKMVEANSSNPLFLKNYAQFLYQSKGDLKGAENYYSRAILASPRDGEIISQYANLLWELYHDHDKALCYYERAVEAAPEDSHILAAYARFLWETDDGDEDSTE; this is encoded by the exons ATGTTGAGAACTGAGCCTTCTTTCTGCATATACAATTCTGAAGATGGGATTGGAGATGACAAAGATGGAGAAAGCAGAGTCAGAAATGATGGATTAGAGAGGTGTGTGACAATTGGTGATAAAATAGGAAGTGGGGATTTTAGTTTTGGTAAGAATGGTATGGGATTGATtgaggaagatgatgatgacaaggaacaagatgaagagaatgaAGGGCTTTTTTATGGACTTGAGAAAATGAAAattgaagagattgagaggCCAGTGAGTCCTCCTATGTATCTGGCAACAGGGTTTGGGATGGATGGTAATGGTGtgggaggtggtggtggttttgGTGTGGATTTCAACACTTCTTGTTTTGATCAAGTTGAGGATGTTGAGGAGTTTTACAAGAGCTTGGTTAGTGAGGATCCTTCTAATCCTTTGTTTTTGAGGAACTATGCTCAGCTTTTGCAG TCCAAGGGAGATCTTGTTGGAGCAGAAGATCTATACTTCCAGGCTACATTAGCAGATCCTAACGACAGTGAGATAATGTTGCTTTATGCTAAATTGGTGTGGGAGCTTCACCATGACAAAGATAGGGCATTAAGTTACTTTGAACGTGCAGCTTGTGCTGCTCCTGAGGATAG TCATGTTCTTGCAGCATATGCTAGTTTCTTGTGGGAAGTAGACGATCATAAAGATTTTGCATCAACCAATGTCATTCAG TTAGAAGACAACATTCCGGCTGACATCCCAAAATCAGTCAACCAAGAAAAACCAGTTAGCACCGATCATATAGATATACCTACCGACGAAGGTGCCGATATAGAGGACTATTACAAGAAGATGGTTGAGGCTAACTCTTCCAATCCTTTGTTTCTGAAAAATTATGCACAGTTCCTGTATCAG TCCAAGGGGGACCTTAAAGGAGCCGAGAATTACTACTCACGTGCAATACTAGCTTCCCCTCGAGATGGAGAAATCATTTCGCAGTATGCTAATTTGTTGTGGGAACTCTATCATGATCATGATAAAGCTTTGTGTTACTATGAGCGTGCAGTTGAAGCTGCTCCGGAAGATAG CCATATTCTGGCAGCATATGCTAGGTTTCTCTGGGAAACTGATGATGGAGACGAAGATAGCACAGAGTGA